Within Vicia villosa cultivar HV-30 ecotype Madison, WI linkage group LG1, Vvil1.0, whole genome shotgun sequence, the genomic segment gttgccataagacctttcttcttatgaaacttcttcttgggattctccttctgaagttttggacattcattcttgaagtgtccaggctcattgcactcatagcagacagccttcttcttgtcagatcttctgtcaccagaagattctcctcgttcaaatctctttgaacttctgaagcctctgaacttcctttgcttgctcttccagagttggtttacccttctggagatcatggacagttcatcttcttcttctgattctgaatcttcagaatcttcttctttagcctgaaaagcgttagtgcaatttttaacattagattttaatgcaatagacttacctttcttttgaggctcgtttgcatccagctttatttcatggcttctcaaggcactgataagctcttccaaagaaacttcattcagattctttgcaatcttgaatgctgttaccattggaccccatcttctgggtaagcttctgataatcttctttacatgatcagccttggtgtagcctttatccagaactcttaatccagcagttagcatttgaaatcttgagaacatcttctcaatgttttcatcatcctccatcttgaaggcttcatatctctggattagagcaagagctttagtctccttgacttgagcatttccctcatgggtcattttcaatgactcatatatatcatagaccgtttccctattagatatcttctcatactcagcatgagagatagcattcagcaaaacagttctacatttatgatgattcttgaaaagcttcttctgatcatcatccatttcttgccttgtaagccttacgccactagctttcactggatgtttgtaaccatccatcagaagatcccatagttcaccatctagaccaagaaagtaactttccagtttatctttccagtattcaaagttttcaccatcaaatactggtggtctagtataaccattgttaccattatattgctcagcagagccagatgtagatgcaggtgggtttgttggaatttcaccagccatcttttactgaagcgtttttctcttcctgaatcttttctaaacacggttaagtgcttgaaccttagaaccggcggtctgataccaattgaaggatagaaaaacacttagaaaggggggggggtttgaataagtgtagtctaaaaacttgaacgataaaaacaaattgcacagttatttttatcctggttcgttgttaactaaactactccagtccacccccttggagtgatttacctcacctgaggatttaatccactaatctcaacagattataatggttttccacttagccctcgactaagtcttctagagtatcctgatcacaacctgatcactccaggaacaattgcttagacacaagctaagactttctagagtatcctgaccaccacgtgatcactctagttacaactgcttagacacaagctaagacttcctagagtatcctgatcacacttgatcactctagttacttacaaattaatgtaatcaattctaagagtattacaatgcttctgaaaagctataatcacaacagtgatatttctcttaaggtttaagcttaatctcactaatatattacaacagcaatgtagtgagctttgataaagatgaagtttgtgagctttgatttgaacagcgtttcagcaagtttgtattcacagaattcgtcagaatcggtgtgtaaccttgcttctcatcagaacttcatatttataggcacttgagaagatgaccgttgggagcatttaatgctttgcgtattccgtacagcattgcatttaatgtttcactcttttgtcaactacctcgagccttgtttacgatgtgtctactgacgttgcctttaatagcttctaacgttccttttgtcagtcatcatagcctgccatcttgtacttgcttctgatctgatgtttgtgtatacaacgtttgaatatcatcagagtcaaacagcttggtgcagagcatcttcttgtcttctgaccttgaagtgcttctgagcgtgataccatgagaacttcagtgcttctgcttctgatctcaagttcttctgatgcttccatagacccatattctaattctacttgaccatcttctgatgtcttgccagaccatgttctgatgttgcatgttgaaccttctgagtcaaagcttctgagcgctgatttgtgcatactctttatatatttcttgaaagggaaattgcagtgtattagagtaccacattatctcatccaaaattcatatccttgttatcatcaaaactaagaatattgatcagaacaaatcttgttctaacatattctTGCTCATATTGATGTTCGGATGAGGATTGAATGATTTATTAGAGTTTTGACGCGAATACGACAatacaccatggctagggttcggTACTTGCGATTTGGGACCATTGGGTTAGAGACGAAATCAGTCGAAATCagtggtaccattggattcgttgGACGTTATCTAGTCGATCTACAGTCTTAATTCTGATTTATAAATTGTTTCTGTTGAGCTTTGATTTGCAGGACTTATGGCAACAAAGGGAAAACGTTGTCAAAAGGTGTTGTGTTCTTGACAATTCTCACGAAGAAGACAATGGCTGGGCgcgttttttcttttaattcaaatcTTCAGTTGTTTTTTCATTATATATTTACTGTTGCGCTATGGAAACACGAGACAACCGCAACAGAGATGGCTAGAGGGTGCGTTTATGATGGCTAGTGGGAAaacctgggttcgattcccagcaaaatcatttatttttaacaCTTGCAACTTCGTATGGTCCGGTGCGCTGATCAAAGTGAGACCCACGCTACGCCTTCCTCCAGCAGCCACTAGATTATCATGCTCCTTCATGAGCGCATTACACCCGAATATAGCTAAGTcccttttttaaattttttattttatttagttatttacttttaattacatgaattttgttttattttcttctttccctatcataatttctttttttatttattatttatatatttaataaattagtttttttgtaatatttttataattatctaTATTTAATCGAGAATTCGATTTTCTTATTAatctttaattttagtttttatacatttaattaattaaatgttagGATTAACCCTATAACTATTAGATTTTGTTTTGGTTTATCTATTTTAATCGAACTTtcaatttcatgaatttttctttttagggtttggtaacatcatttattttttatttatttgcccTTTTGGGTTAAAAATAGGGCTCGTACCAATAATCAATGGATCTTTAATACGCTAACAAAATTCTTTTCTTGGTGCAACTTTTCAGAGTTACCTCCAGTATCATCCGACTGCGCGCCAcgccaatcaagaagctaagtcctattctatatttcttttaaatatttattttttccttttaattaaattatttattctcgcctttttaaattaaaattagggttcgccttcaaatataatgaactccgcctacactcactcCTTTCTATTTTttcccttttccaattttcagggtttgtcaaccatcaaagctcaatagtcggtaaccctaaaaccctgatttattttaattattacttgtttagaCCTATTGCATCATTGATCCACTGGCTTCTTTctccctttcctccgctggtttctttttccccttccccatattaattgatgtggttagtaattttagggagtgtaactctgaactgaattagaatcacctaagtTATAAGATAAAATTCTGAAttgatcacatgattgttgcacccacacacacttttttggtaacccctcttgttgcctgttgcctgttgcctgttgccttgtgtttttgaagaatagccttgtccctccaatacgaggatacctcagccatgttgcctcgattaatgcaaagatcataagtccctaatgatgctgccttcgatacactaatatgatctcgtccctcggaagttgcctacaaaaggctgaggtgtcctctggttgcctaaacgaaaggctattctgatccttcccttagactacctgcctctctatggcatgggacagtcttatggcgaacgataactcgatgacccgtaaacatccaaacaaaagacttcctgccctcttatggcatggatagactctttcaccctgaaaggctaaaagaattttTTCTACAAacattaaggtaattgctcctaattgccttgctctggcttaaatctttttcttacacttttccataaaccttcaataaggctacgctcatttacgagctaaagtccgtattctcttcttctacatttcttttcaaacgagcaaagcaattaagagcccatgggtaaccatggatgcaaagggtgccttacaccttccctttgcataaattaccccccgaactcagttgtttttatttaaatggtttttcctgttcttttagcctttcctaaaaattggataaaataaaagtcggtggcgactcttgctatccgcaacatttcgattaaaagtcagttcactgtattacaatatccaactgctcagccaacactttgtcttcaatcatcttgaatgaatacaaagcttgcttcaggtagagtcgatttaccagcgatttggtcatatacaaactttcaagtttcacccataaccctgatgccgtcgtctcctttgatacatgTCAGAGaatcttatcaccaaggctcaacaaaattgcaatgtgtgctttctcgatcatattcgtcttctccgctaccGTCAATTTTGCATTCATGGTTGCCTCTcctttcaacgcttccaagcaaccccgctgaaccagtagggctttcatattcaagcgccacagaccgaaatcattcactctggtgaacttttcaatctcatactttgttgaaggcatcttctccacactcaccgcaccaatttgttgtgaaaaacgatgtcaagaacaaaatataataggaattagggaagatgagaagaacaaggaagaagaagaggaacacaagaattggttataaccgctattcttttactttctcttaaaacatgataacaagtttacaagaataacaaataacctctctcaccctaaattaggatttgcaacttacaatgatgagagactagtatgctatttataataaaacctaacatactaactaatggactttttccacaaggcccattacactagccaacttaataaacaagctaacttaacaaattagggtttaaacactaaaacctaatttaacatgctaacaaccctagcatcttcgacacaagcatgtgatcaaccttcgacttcatgcttaatcatgtcgaaccaagaagctacccttcgaccatactagagttcaatccaatatctcacagtacATATACATTATTTACTAACCCCACATTCATAAGACCTTTATCCATCATCACATCGtactcatacatacatgatatGATCTGGAGGTATGTCATCCCTTTTATTTATAACCTTTTATACTTGAGTTTATACATTGATATCTTTTTTTATACTCACCTTGTTTGTATCCATGATACACAACATGTATCTCACACACCACTTGAGATAAATTAAACCTAATGCTTACTTGAGATGTATGATTCCTCATTGATGCTAAAAAttcaaaggaatgagaatggtgtTGACTAAAATTTTCAAGGTACGCACTCTCTCTTCCaaactcttttactttgtgcctagtattgttaaagctttgcaccgctccttgttttaaaaatggttttgtattgttaaagctcaacatttttaaatcaacccttggttttgtattgttaaagctcaaccaacctcttttaaatcaccattgccttgtattgttaaagcttgacaccttttaaaaacttattaagtattgttaaagcttaacattttaaaaatgtgttgagtattgttaaagctcaacacccaaaaatattttgccacttggctctttattctccttttaagaggaactacaaaaactttgacttccctattgcacttaagaggtatgtaggcacacgaTGCAATGCCGTGCCGAGCTcatttttaaaatcttctttcgtcaccctcccactctatttaaacaaaagaaaatacaaaaacaGTTTTAtgacaataataataatgatatagatttcaaagaggttcctacggagtaccgtagatgtgaggggtgctaatactttccccttgcataaccaacccccaaACCTAATATCTCTATCTTTTTATTAGTTTGTATTAAAAACTTATGtggtttttttctctttttttcatttcctttgaaaacaataaagcgtggtggcgactATACTAAAATGTATGAGTTAAGTCAATCAAGGCCTCTAGCCTCAATTTTTCAACGCTACAATATCGAAGGGTACCTTGAGAATAATCGCTAATTAccaaaataactgaattgaaaaGAGGTTTGTTGggaaaaaacaaagcaaagacaTAGAGGAAAAAAGAGGAATACAATAAACACACAAGAGATCAACGTGGTAACTCCAAAACAGAAAAAACCACGGTCGCTGTGAAATGACAACTAGAGAATACCACTATGTGAAAactgttacaacacataatatactcTCAACTATCACAGGCCCCTAATACACCCACACCCtcgaaaacaaatatttaactacatcgcACAATACTCTGATACAAGAGTATAAGAGAGCAAAGAAAGCCAAATtcaagcttaaagtgcttttgactggtgcatcatgtaacgaagaacttgaatcttatatataggtttggactCCCTCTTCCagtcttccttcacaaaactaagcgatgtgggacttcttcaacatgtatatttttaaccaaccccaacaatctccaccttgataaaaaataatacattaactttcATTGTTTTCACCGACAatcaggctccaccataaatAGTATAGTCACTTGAAGTTACATCACTCCAAGAATGttcacattgtcttcaccgacaattatagtttttaaaaactatcatCCTCCACCTTAAGAAGATTATACTTCACTTGAAGTTAAACCACTTCAAGAAATTTCACATGCCGAAAATCAGGTTGAAACTTTATGGTGCAACTTCCATGTTGACAAGAAGCTTTTCAACCACCAACATAATCTCACTCCTTGTGTAAACTTGATTGTATCCACACATCTTTGACTTGAACTTTCCACAAGTAAAAAATaattcttccatcaattttctctagCCCAAActgcatagcagaattttgtgaCTGCAACTCAACAACTCTTTCACAACAATATTCTTCTTTTCTGATGTGAAAGATCAGACAAAGCTGCAACCACGAAGCATTACTAAAAATTCTTATCCCcagatcgaaccaaaagctcttATACCAAttgttagaaaaaaaataaaacaaagacaTAGAGAAAAAGATGAACATAATAATCACACAAGAGATTAACGTGAAAACTCTAAAACTGGAGAAAAAATCACGAGTTGTCAAATGACAACCTaagaataacactatgtgaaattttctacaacacataatataccctcaacTATCTCAGACCTCCAGTACACTCACATcctccaaaataaatatttaactacatatcacaacactctaatacaagagtataagagaacaaaaaatgtcaaatacaaGTTTAAAGTGTTTTTAACTAATGCATCTTGTAACGAAGAATTTGAATCATATATACAACCCTAGACTCCATCTTCTTTCACAAAACAACGCAATGTAGAACTTCTTTGaaatgtatattttcaaccaaccccAATAGTGTTTTCAAGATCTTTCATCGCTGAATTTTCATTAGGGATTTCTCGATTTCATAAGAGGTGCTTTGATACCAATTGTTagaattaacttaataattaatcTAACAACGCATACTCAATACAAGGATTAAAAATTATAACCTTAATTTAAGGTGGAAGCGAAACAAATATATGAGCATGCTTCTTATTTGAGAAGTTATTTGTAATGGTCAAACTACTGATATTGAATTCtctttaacaaattatttatgtGGTCTTTGTATCATAGAAGATGTATTTCTAAATCGATTATCTATCGTGTAAGTAATAGTCATACAACATAGAATTGAACTGTTTTATTTTAGTGCAAATAATCATCGTACAGTATAGTTAATAACGACATAACCCTCAACTCGATTCTTTAGTGgcaatttttttaaaaccttaaaataagggtgtgcatggttggttattttcaaaaaccaaaccataaccattttaaaaccatttaaatggtttggatttacAATCATaaccatattttattcaaaattggttatataaccggttataaatttggttatgattatataaccgttttttttttttaaaatccagttttgaaaattatttcttttggaaaaattttttcttcaaaaaaataatttattttgacaattaaaatatttggatttggataataaccaaATTAcaaccgaatccaaaataatttaaccggttaataatcatttaattatatccagattatatgaatggataaccaaaccattaataactaaaccagttaataaccattcaattatattcgggtatttaaaagtggtttagaTTTGATTATGAATTTGAGCATCACAACCGAATATTTTATACACCCTTACCTAAAAACATGTTGTGTCAAAACACAAATAAatgtttcataaaatatttatatttatatatttatatatacacaAAAAGATATTTGGATAAATTGTTTGGAGACGGTCCCTGGACCTGGGAAACACTGGTATGATCTTTCCCCTCGAATTATCTGCTCATGTTGTAAAACAACACTATGGccgtttatattttaaaaatatttttagattctTATTTTTCTAGTATATATTTAATCTTTTGTCAGTGGCACTACATGAGCTTAATATTGGGAAAATCTAATTATCCCCTTAATGTTGGCCCTTAATTCTATTAGAGGGGTTATTCATTATTCAGATTAAGTTACACAGATAACAATACTTAGTTATCTTCTCTTCTTTTTCAATTTCATTGTTCAAGATGTACAATACAATAAAATACCACTCCAATGTTATTATGAGTGCTAACAGTTATAAGAAACAAAAATAggttatttattattcataaacAGATACAGCACGAAGAGTTTGATACATTGACACGTGTATCAAACTCTTACTAAAGGAAAAACTCTCAAATGAGGACATATACATAGCTTGCTTGTCCTCTGGACTGCCATCAAATTTCAAAGGAGGTTTAATTTTTAGAGCTGGAGATGAATTTCTTAGCTTCGTCAGCAGTTGGAAGTGCAGGAATGGCTCCCTTCTGTGTTGTACATATTGCTCCACAAGCATTTGAAAATGTCAAGGCCTCTTTCAGTTTTGCCTCATTCTTTAATGATGAATTCAATAAAGCAAACACAATATCAACAAATCAGAAAAAAGAGTTAACAAatcctaaattaaaaattattttcagtTGCGACTCGCGAGAGAGGATCTCAACTCGTGTGTGCgagaaagaaaagagagagagCATACATCAAAAATGGAAGTGTCTTTGGCCACAGCTGTGAGAAGTGCACCAACAAAAGCATCACCAGCACCAGTTGTGTCAATAGCTTTCACAGGGAATCCATTTACCCTTCCTTTAAAATTCTGCACTCAAACAATATCTCCAACATCAATAGTTTGAATTAGAATACGAAGtcataaatttttttcataagCTATTATGTAAAGCTTATAAAAGTAAGCCGAAAACAATTTATCGACAAATCGCAAGTTATGTTCATAACTGTCTCAATCAAATAGTCTCACAAGTGCTTACGTCAAACTCAAAGAAATCAAAATATGGATTGGATGGAGAATATACCTTAGTGACATATCTGCAACCCTTTTCACCATCAGTGATGAGAAGCAGCTTCAACTTGTCGTGCCACAAAGACTTAATAACTTCTTCATTCTGAGGATCTTTTTGTGTAAGAAATTCAACTTCATCATCACTCACCTATATAGAAAAATGATCAGTTTTTAATACAACCTACGAAGCATGGACACTGGAAAAACGACATCAACACGGACACAATAGTTTGAAAAAACAGAATAAATTAAACTAACTATTGTCAGTTTCGCACACAGACAGACTTTTTTTTAGAGGTATCGGTGCTACACAGAATACAACCAGTTTTACTATTTGAACCAAAACTTGCATCTTTGTGTAGAAAATTTACCTTGATGAAATCAGCCTCATGCCAAATACTTTTGATTCCAGACCTAGCAGCCTCAGCAGAAGGCCACAAAGGTAGCCTAACATTTGGATCATAGGACAACAAAGCACCACCTTCTCTAGCAGCTTTCATGGCAGCCATGTGAGCAGATCTGCATGGTTCGGTAATAAGACTGATGGATCCATAATGGAATATCTTAGCCTTCTTGATTAAATCCATTTTCAGTTCAGATTCTGTTAGCAACATATCAGCACTAGGGTTTCTATAAAACATGAACTCCCTCTCTCCATCTTTCCTCAAGGTTACGAAAGCTAATGCAGTTCTAGCCTCTTTGTCGAAAAGAACACCGTCTGTGTTCACACCATTTTTCTTTAATATGTTAGCTAGCATCCTTCCGAATTCATCCTCACCAACCTGCACATAGCAATCATAGTAAttttgtgaatgatatgtatggttttaaattgcggttgcgatCATTACAAATGTTGTGATGCATATTGCGTgtgaatatttataaagatatttGAAATACATAGTTGGAAAATGCTTAAAGTTAATACTTTTCATAATATGGACAAAATTATCCGATTTTAGTTCACAGCGCAATTGCAGACTATGCCGTTGCAGAGACGACCACATCAGTAATACTGCGGCCACAATTGCAGTTGCAGAcggtaaaaaagaaaataatcaaTGATGATGATAGTAAGATATGAACCTTGCCGATGAAGGCAGCATTGCCACCAAGTTTGGCTATGGCACAAGCCACGTTAGCCGGAGCACCACCAGGAGCTTTGAGGAAACCAAGAGACTCAGCTAAAGATACACCAGATGTATCCGGAACAAAATCAATAAGCATCTCACCAAATGATATCACCAAAGAATCGC encodes:
- the LOC131644261 gene encoding probable fructokinase-5, which codes for MSGSSDSLVISFGEMLIDFVPDTSGVSLAESLGFLKAPGGAPANVACAIAKLGGNAAFIGKVGEDEFGRMLANILKKNGVNTDGVLFDKEARTALAFVTLRKDGEREFMFYRNPSADMLLTESELKMDLIKKAKIFHYGSISLITEPCRSAHMAAMKAAREGGALLSYDPNVRLPLWPSAEAARSGIKSIWHEADFIKVSDDEVEFLTQKDPQNEEVIKSLWHDKLKLLLITDGEKGCRYVTKNFKGRVNGFPVKAIDTTGAGDAFVGALLTAVAKDTSIFDNEAKLKEALTFSNACGAICTTQKGAIPALPTADEAKKFISSSKN